The genome window CCGGGAACGGCGCTGGACTACTCCTGAGCGCGGACCCAGTGCTGGGTGCGCCCGAACATGGACATGCCGACGAAGCCGCGGACCTTCAGCTTCTTGCCCTTGTCCTCCACGGCAATCTTGCACTTGTAGGTCTTGCCGTTGGACGGGTCGAGGATGGTGCCCCCCGTCCACTCGTCGTCGTCCTTCTTGAGGTCGCGCATGATGACCATCCCGATGATGGGCTGGCCCTTCAGCTTCCCCTCGCACTTGTCACAGACGGGGTCCGGCTTCTCGTTGGGCTCGGGGAAGATCTTCTCGATCTTCCCGAACAGCTTGCCGCCCTCCTCGTAGATGGCGATGACGGACTTCGGCTTCTTCGTCTCGTCATCGATGGTGGTCCAGCGCCCCACCGGACTCAGGTCCTGAGCCAGGGCATTCGTAGCGAACAGAACCGTCAACGTGGCCAGTCCCAACCAACGGCTTGCAGTCATCGTGATGTCCTCCGGCGCGGGGAACATGTCT of Pyxidicoccus xibeiensis contains these proteins:
- a CDS encoding DUF2147 domain-containing protein, which gives rise to MTASRWLGLATLTVLFATNALAQDLSPVGRWTTIDDETKKPKSVIAIYEEGGKLFGKIEKIFPEPNEKPDPVCDKCEGKLKGQPIIGMVIMRDLKKDDDEWTGGTILDPSNGKTYKCKIAVEDKGKKLKVRGFVGMSMFGRTQHWVRAQE